The Stigmatella ashevillena genomic sequence AGACCGTCGCCGACTACCAGATTGACCTCTGAAGGGGGGCGAAGACTTGAGGCCAGTGTTGCCCGGAGGCCCGCTCAACGCCGCAGGACGCGGTTGGAGCCCAACCCGTCGATCACCACGATGACGTCGTTGAGGGCGCGCTCGAAGAGACCCGGGGTGTAGTTGCGCGAGGTCGCCGTCCACACGGGGCTCGCGCTGGACCAGGTCTCGAAGTTGGTGGTCGTGCTGACATAGCCGACATGGCAGTTGCGTTGATCCACCGGCGCGTTCGAGGCATCCGGCGGCCCCGCCTTGTCCTCGTCCGTGCAGAACGCGACCCCCACGGGCCCGTTGCCCACGCGGATGGCGTAAGGCACGTACGCGTTGTACCGCCGCCCCGAGCCCGGATCGATCCGCGCTTGGTAGACGGTGCGACGCAAGGAATCGTCCCATGTCTTGCCCCCGTCCCACGACTGCACCGCGTGGATCTCATTGGCGCGGGCGCCTCCGGTGGGGAACGACTCCACGCCCTCGACGACGGCCATGAGGCGATCTCCCCCGAGCTGCACGACCGTGGGCATGCCCTCGCGGTTGAGCGCCCCGGCGCGCTTGTCCCAGGAGACAGCCACGGTGCCATACGCCGTCCACGCGCCCGTGGTGCCCTGGCGGCCCTGCATCGCAATCCACTGGTGGCCTGGGTACCCCCGCTGCGCCGCGAGCAACTCCGAGTCGTAGTACACCTGAAGATCCCCGTTCGCTCGCTGGAAGAGGAACGGCGCGCCCACGAAATAGGTAGTGGGCCCCACGACGGTGCTGTCGTAGACCCAACCATCCCCATCGTTGTCACTCCGGGTGACCGTGACGCGCCACTGTCCCCCGGAGTACTCACGGAAGGCACAGAAGAGGGTACGCGTGCCCGGGATGGCCCGCATCGTCACATCGCCGAACTCCACGTTCGGATTGCTGGCGACGGAGCCGTGGACGTACCAGCTCGCGCCATTGTCGCGGCTCGCCCAGACCGTGATGCCATGACCCGTGCTCGCCCCTCCGATCAGCAATCCATCCGAGCGGCGCGCGATGCTCCGGATCGGAGCCCCCCCATTCGCCATCAGCACGCTCCAGCCACCGCTCGGCAGGGCCGCTTCCACCTGCACAACCGGCTCAGGGGTGTCCCCGGAGGGTTCGCCGGGCGCACACGCGAACACCGAAGCCAGGAGGAACGTCCACGCCGCCCACCTGGAGCGATGGGCGCGAAAGGAGACACGGCTCGTCGGTAGCAGAGGAGTCATGACGACAGCGTGCCGGAAGTCCCATCCCAGATTCAACGGCTTAATCGGCAAAACTCGTTTCTCCCCCTAACGCCGACGACGACACGACTTCGCGCGACCTCCATACCCTGCACCTGTGGGGCGAAGGCTAAGAGAGAGCGGCGAGTGCCAGCCCCCTCTCATTATGAAGAGGCCCGGGAGTTTCCCAGGAGAGGCCTCTCACATGGCAACCATTGGAATCATTGGCGCGGGACATATCGGCAGTTCACTGGCGAAGCATGCGATCGCCGTGGGATACGACGTGGTGCTGAGCAATTCACGAGGCCCGGAGACTCTCTCCGACCTCATTGCCACGCTCGGTCCGAAGGCCAGGGCGGGAACGCCCCAGGAGGCAGCTCAAGCAGGCGAGCTCGTCGTGGTCACGATTCCGCTCAAAAATTACAAGAAGGTTCCAGTTGAGCCCCTCGTGGGCAAGATCGTGATCGACACCAACAACTACTACCCCCAACGCGACGGCCAATTCCCCGAACTCGATGAAGAGAAGACCACCACCAGCGAGCTGTTGCAGGCACATCTGCCCAGATCGAAGGTGGTCAAAGCCTTCAACCACATCATGGCCACACACCTCACGGAGCAGGGGCAGCCCGCAGGCTCGCGGAATCGCCGTGCGCTGGCCATCGCGGGAGACGATGCCGAGTCCAAGCGGGTCGTGGCGGGCTTGATCGACGCGTTCGGCTTCGACGCGGTGGATGTCGGCCCGCTCTCGGAGGGATGGCGCTTCCAGCGTGACCGGCCAGCCTATGGTCCACGTCTCACCGCCGAGGAGATGAAGGACGCCCTCGGCAAGGCCCAGCGCTAAGCCGGGCCCGCGCAGTAGGCTCACTCAAGAGGGGGAGAACCGGGGCCGCGGGAGGGGAGCCCCCAGTTTCGTGAACATCCAACGTGCCGAGCCTCGCCTCGTCAGGACGGCCAGCACCACGTGGGCTTCGGGAGGACGCGGGTGAGAAAAGCGGCGAGCGCCTCGACCTTGGCCAGGCGCACCGTCCATCCCGTTCACCGCTCGAGCAAGCGTCAGCATACATGCCTCCCCAGCAACGGAGCGGCACTTTCCACGCGGTGAAGAGCCCTGGAGGTGTCACGCCGGAGGCCTCACCGTCACAACGGGGCAGGGCGCACTCATCCTAATTACCTGCTGTCAGGGTGTCCCTCTATTTTGTGCGGACCTTTGCACTTCGAGACTCGGGGAGATGAGAGATGGCCAAGGTTCTTATTGTTCTCGACGGCTGTCTCCGTTTCTCCGAAGCAACCAGTCACCCGTGGGACTTGGGAGGTGGCGCTCCATGACGTACGGAATGTCACGTATCGGGCCCTGGTGCGACGTCGCCGAAGGCGATACCAATACGCCCCTCGCCACTCAGTGCGTGGACCGGATCCGTTGTTGGGGATGCGAATGAGATCACCATGGCAGGACAAGTCCCTCACAAAATGTCAGCAACAACATTGATCAATGGACTTGTTTGACAAACCTCTTATCGAAGCAGGCCGTGTCAGCCCCCTGATGTAGAGCGTAGATCAATGACTGCGTCATCCACTGCCACCCACGCCATGCGGGACTGGGTATCCGGTCCCCTCTCGCTTTCCAGGGACGCGCATGGCCGCGCCTGTGGTAGGAAGAGCCGGTCTCACCTCAAAGGAGATCACGCATGTCGAACCCACTCCATGCATTCTTGATTGACCAGTTCAATGAAGCACCGCTCAACAAGACGTTGGGTGTCACGCTCGAATACAACGCCCAGGGCGAGGCGGTCTGCCGTTGGAAGCGAAAGGCGGAGTTCGACCACGGCGGCCAGGACACGCACGGCGGCATCCTTGTGACGCTGCTGGACATGGCCGGTTGGTTCACCGCAGCGGCGCAGAGCGGCGCCATCGTCGTCACGTCGGACATCAACGTGCGCCTCCTCTCTCCTGCGAAGCAGCAGGACTTGGTGGCGACCGCGCGGGTCATCCGCGATGGCTCGAAGGCCGTCATCGCGGAGATGACGGTCTCCTCCCCGAAGGGGCTGGTCGCTACGGCCAACGCCTCCTTCGCGAAGATCGGCGAGTTCCCCAAGGGCTGATCCCCTGACGGGGCCTGGCCCTTCGAAATCCTTCACCACCACCGCGGGAATGCCGCCGCGCCCCTAAGGGTGCGGCGGCATCGCCGCCCCACATGGAGTCATGACGCACGTGCAGCCAGAACAACGGGTCATCGAGAATCCAACCGGGGTCGACCGCGAGAAGGTCATGGCCGACCATGCGAACGCGCTCCGGTTCTCCCCCACCCTCGTCCACACGCTGCGGCACTGGGCGCAGGTACAGCCGGGGAAGAACGCATACACCTTCCTGAGTGGCCGCGAGCTGCCCGAACAGCTCATCTCCTATGAGGAGCTGGCGCGGACCGTGTTCGGTCTCGCCGCACACTTGCGCCGCGAGGGCCTCCACGGTGAGCGGGTCCTGCTCGTCATGAGGTCAGGGCTCGAATACATCGTGGGATTCCTGGCCTGCACCGCCGCCGGTGCCATCGCGGTTCCGCTCTACCCTCCGGCGAGCGACAAGGACGGCGTGAAGCTCCGCGCCGTGGTCCGCGACTGCCAGCCCAAGGCGATGCTCGTCCAGCGCGCCATCGAGGCCAGCCATGGTCCGCAGCTCGCCGGATTCCCGGGCTGCCGCGCCCTGGTGATCGAGGACCTGATCGCCGCGCACGGCGGCATGGACCCCGCGGCCGTCGAACTCACCCCGCCCCTCCCCGACGACCTCGCGTTCCTCCAGTACACGTCCGGGTCCACGGGCGATCCCAAGGGGGTGATGGTCACCCACCGCAGCATCGTCCACAACAACCGCATGGTCGCCGCGGCGATGGGGAATACCCGCGAGAGCGTCATCGTGACGTGGCTGCCGCTGTTCCACGACATGGGGTTGATCGGCATGATCCTCCAGTCGTTGTCGCTGGGCGCGCGCTCGGTGCTCATGGCCCCCAAGTCGTTCGTGCGCGACCCGGCGATGTGGCTGCAGGCCGTGTCCACGTACCGGGGCACCTGCGCGGGGGGTCCGAACTTCGCGTACGACCTCTGCATCGAGAAGGTGGACGACAAGGTCATCGACACGCTGGACCTGTCGTCGTGGCGGTCCGCGTTCAACGGCGCAGAGCCCATCAAGGCACACACGCTGGAGCGCTTCCACCGCCGGTTCGAGCGGGCCGGCTTCCGGCGCGAGATGTTCTTCCCGTGCTACGGCCTCGCGGAGGCCACGCTGTTCGTCGCGGGCGGTCCGCGCAACGCACCTCCCACGACGTTCGATGTCCAGCGCGACGCGGTCCACGGGGGAATGGTGGTCCCGGCCAGCGCGGACACCGGGGACGCGACGCGCATCCACACGCTCGTCGGCATGGCCATCGACGGGCGCGAGCAGGTCGTGAAGATCGTCGACCCGGGAAGCTGGACGGTGCAGCCCGACCTGCGCGTCGGTGAGATCTGGATCAAGAGCGACAGCGTGACGCGAGGCTACTGGAACAGGGCCAAGGCGACCGCCGACGCGTTCCACGCCTATACCACCGACACGGGCGAGGGTCCGTTCATGCGGACCGGCGACCTGGGCTTCGTCCGGGACGGCCGCCTCTTCATCACCGGCCGCATCAAGGAGCTCATCATCGTCAACGGCTTCAACCACTATCCCCAGGACATCGAGGAGACGGTGCAGGCGTTGTCGGACGACTTCCGGGTCCACTGCGGCGCCGCGTTCAGCTTCGACGAAGAGCGGCTGGGCATCGTCCAGGGGGTGGTGCGCGGCAAGGACGTGACGGCACGCTTCGATGAACTCGTCGCCCAGATCCGCCGTGAGGTCCTGAAGGTGCACGGCGTGGCGCCCGCGTACATCGCCCTGGTCAACCCGGGCATGGTCCCCAAGACGAGCAGCGGGAAGATCCAGCGCGGCGAGGTGCGGCGATCGTTCCTCGACAAGCAGTTGGAGGTGCTCCATGCCTGGGAGGCCGAGCGTCCCCGCGAGACGCTCGCGCCGGTGCCCGCGCCCATCCACGGGGTTCCCGCGCCAACGAGCGCCCCCCGGGCAATCGTCGAGCAGAAGCTCGCCTGGATCCGCGAGTACTGCGCGACGCGGCTCAACTCCTATCTCATCGATGAGCGGCGCACGCTGCCGCCGTACATCGTCCTCGACTTCGGCAACCAGGGACTCTTCGGGATGCTGGTGCCCGAGTCGTATGGCGGGCTCGGCTTCTCCACCCGCGAATTCCTGAAGGTCATGGAGCTGCTTGGCAGCAAGGACATGACGCTGGCGTTGTTCGTCGGCCTGAACAACGTGCTGGGCGTCCGTCCGGTCCTGCGCTTTGGCAGCGAACGGCTCAAGGAGCAGTTCCTTCCGTCGCTGGCACGTGGCCGCGAGCTGGCCGCGTTTGCCCTGACAGAGCTGGGTGCCGGTTCAAATCCCCAGGCCATCGAAGCGACCGCGCGTGCCTCCGGTGAGGGGTACCGGGTGAACGGGACGAAGATCTGGAGCGGCTCCGCGGCCTGGTCGGGGTTGATGAACGTGTTCGCGAAGAACGTGGACGCCAATGGGCACCCGGCGGGCATCACCGCGTTCGCCATCCCGCAGACGAGCGCTGGCGTGCGACAGGGGCCCGAGGCGCTCACCATGGGCCTCCGGGGGATGATCCAGAACACGGTCTCCTTCGAGGACGTCGCGGTCGAACCGTGGCAGGTGCTCGGAGAGCTCGGGCAGGGCATGACCGTGGCGCAGGACACCCTGTGCTACGGGCGCCTGGCCATCGCGTCACTGTGCCTGGGCGCCACCCGGCTGTGCATCCAACTGATGCTCCAGTACGCCGGTGGTCGGCGCGTGGCCACGGGCAACCTCCTCCACAACCCCTACACCCGCTCGGTGCTCACCGAGGCGATGCACCAGATCGCCGGCATCGAGGCGTTGATCGACGGGGCCGCGACGCGCGTCGACGCCGGCCATGCGGTGGCTCCGGAAGTGCTCGCCGTGTGCAAGTCGGTGTCCACCGAGATGCTGTGGACCACCATCGATCGCACGATGCAGCTCGCGGGCGGACGGGGCTACATCGAGTCCAACTTCATCCCCCAGCTGTTCCGGGACGCGCGAATCTTCCGCATCTTCGAGGGACCCACGGAGACACTCAACCACTTCGTCGGCACGTCGGTGCTGCGCGGCCGGCCGGTCATCCGTGCCTACCTGCGGGAGCTGCTGGACGAGGACACGGTCAGGACCCACTACGATGCGGTCCTCGGCCCGCTCCTGGCCGCGCAGCCAGGCGAGCGCGACGCGTCCCTGGAGGACTGGCAGGGGCAGCTGATTGGCGAGTACGTCAATCACCTGGTGCTGTACGCCGCCGCAGCTGGACGCGGCGGCAACGCGGCGGCAACGCGCTGGCTGCTCGAGCGGCTCCAGACGGCCCGGGCCCGGGTCGACAGCGCGGCGCGCGCCTTCCCCGCCCTGGCCAGCGTCGACGCGCTCCGTGCCTTCGGTGACACCGTGGACCGCGAGTTCGGGCGCCGCGAGAACCTCATGGCGATGCCGAACACGTCGCTCGACGCGCTCTTCGCGGCCACCCCGGTCAGCGCGGTGAAGCCTCCTCCCGCCGAACCGCCGCGACAGACCTTCACGCCGCCGGTGGCTGAACCGCCACGTCCCCCCACGATGCACGTGGTGGCAAGACCTGGCCTGGTAAGCCGTCCAGAAATCGAAGCCTTCATCCGCCAGTGGATCTCCGGCCGGAGCTCCCAGCCCATCGCATCGCTCAGCGCCGACGTCGAGTTCGCCATGCTCGGACTGGGCTCGGTGGACTCTATCGACCTGGGCGCCGCGCTGTCGGAGGAATACGCGCTGACGGTCGATCCTTCTGTGCTCTTCAGTTACCCAAACATCAGGGAACTCGCCGGCTTCCTCCTGGGCAAGCTGAACAAGCGAACCGGCTCGACGGTGGCCGAGTAGTCCGGCCGAAACCCACGCGGTGGTGCTCCGCCGTCTGTGATTCTTTTCACGAGGCATGCCATGCGGAACAAGCTGATCCCCTACCCGGCGGACGCCTGGGCGGTCCTCCTGATCGTCGCGACTTTCGCCGGTCAGCTGGCCCTGTATCTCTTTGTCGACAACGTCTGGTGGTTGGTGGCCGGCGCGTTCTCGCTGGTGCCGTTCTGTCTTTCGGTCGTCGCGTACAACCACAATCACATGCATGTGCGGACGTTCGCGAACCAGCCACTCAACCGACTCCTCGAACTCCTCATCTTCCTGGAGACAGGGTCCTCCCCCTTCAGCGGGACGCTCAACCACATCGTGGGTCACCATGCCAGTTACGACCAGCCAGAGCTGGACACACTCAACTGGCGGCGGCGCGACGGTTCGACGATGGGGCGCCACGAGTTCGCGGTCCGGTGCATGTTCTGGCATTACCCCTCCTGCTTCGTGCTGGGCAGGAAGAACCCCCGCCTCATGACGGAGTTCCTGGTCTACCTGGCGCTCGGGGGGATCTGCCTCGCTGGGTTGCTGGTCTACCGCCCCATTCCGGCGCTCATCGTGTTCGTCGCGCCCATGTTGTTGATGCTCTACGCGCTGAAGTGGTCCGCGTATGCCCATCACAGCAACCTGCCGTATGGCGATGACTACACGGCATCACGGACCCACACCGGCCAGTTCTACAACTGGTTCACGTGGAACGCGGGCTACCACGCCGCGCACCACTTCAAGCAGGCGCTGCACTGGACGCTCCTGCCCGAGTACCACCAGGGCACCCTGGCATCGAAGATCCCCGCCGAGTTGCAAGGGCCCGGCTGGGGCGAGGACCTGAAGCGGCGAAAGCCGACGCCCGCCGCCCAGCGCGGGTGACACGACGGACGGCGCTCGAATCCCGAAACAAAGACAAACCTTCCAGCAGCAGGAGACCGACATGACCTTTCCAATCGAAAACCCCAGGGACGTATCCCGCCGCATCGTGCGTGAGTCCATTGCCGCGGAACTCTGGCGCGACAACGAGGCCTTCACGCAAAAGCTCGACCGCACCATCAAGGCCTCACGCCTGTTCAACCATCCGGTCATCGCGTCGTTCGCCCGGAAGGAATTCACGCTCAAGTCGATGGGCATCGTGCACTCGGAGGTGCGGTACGCCTTCGCCGAGCACTTCGGCGACGCGCTCATCCGCCTGATGGAAACCACCGGCTCGCTCGAGCGCAAGCTGGGGGCCAAACCCAAGATGGCGGCGCGCTTCCTAATCCAGCTCAACGTCCTCGAGGAGCTGGGCTACAAGCCGACGCCGCGTGGAAAGACGGGCTTCGTCGGGCACCCGGGATTCTCCCACTACTGGCAGCTCACCGACACCCTGACGGCGGTGGGCCATCCGGAGGAGAGCTGGGCCTCGTATGCGGCGTCGCCGGAAGCGGCCGTGGTGCGCAAGTCGCTCCTGGACAGCTTCGATGATCACCTCCGCCTCGCGGTGGTGCTCGCTGGCATCGAGACCGCGTTCATCCCCTACTACGGCCCGTGGGCGGACAACACCATCGCCGTGTGTCCGACGGACATCTCGGAGGGCTACCACAGCATCCACGTCGAGGCTGACGACGGCACGGTCGTCGACCACGACCACTCCGAAGACAGCTGGTACATCGTCCGCCAAGCGCTGACGCGGGACCGCTACGCGGAGATCGAAGCCTTCCTCAACGACGTCGTGGAGGAGTGGGCTCGCTTCGTCGACATGCTGGCGGCGAAGGACCGCGACGTGAAGCGCGCGGCCTGAAGCGCCGCAGGGCCCGCACCGGAGTCCGGTGCGGGCTCATGCAGGCATTGGGGACGAGACCTGGATCGGGACATGGGACAGCGCATGACATCGGCCGAGCAGAGCAAGGTCGCCGTC encodes the following:
- a CDS encoding phage capsid protein; translated protein: MTPLLPTSRVSFRAHRSRWAAWTFLLASVFACAPGEPSGDTPEPVVQVEAALPSGGWSVLMANGGAPIRSIARRSDGLLIGGASTGHGITVWASRDNGASWYVHGSVASNPNVEFGDVTMRAIPGTRTLFCAFREYSGGQWRVTVTRSDNDGDGWVYDSTVVGPTTYFVGAPFLFQRANGDLQVYYDSELLAAQRGYPGHQWIAMQGRQGTTGAWTAYGTVAVSWDKRAGALNREGMPTVVQLGGDRLMAVVEGVESFPTGGARANEIHAVQSWDGGKTWDDSLRRTVYQARIDPGSGRRYNAYVPYAIRVGNGPVGVAFCTDEDKAGPPDASNAPVDQRNCHVGYVSTTTNFETWSSASPVWTATSRNYTPGLFERALNDVIVVIDGLGSNRVLRR
- a CDS encoding NADPH-dependent F420 reductase produces the protein MKRPGSFPGEASHMATIGIIGAGHIGSSLAKHAIAVGYDVVLSNSRGPETLSDLIATLGPKARAGTPQEAAQAGELVVVTIPLKNYKKVPVEPLVGKIVIDTNNYYPQRDGQFPELDEEKTTTSELLQAHLPRSKVVKAFNHIMATHLTEQGQPAGSRNRRALAIAGDDAESKRVVAGLIDAFGFDAVDVGPLSEGWRFQRDRPAYGPRLTAEEMKDALGKAQR
- a CDS encoding PaaI family thioesterase, with amino-acid sequence MSNPLHAFLIDQFNEAPLNKTLGVTLEYNAQGEAVCRWKRKAEFDHGGQDTHGGILVTLLDMAGWFTAAAQSGAIVVTSDINVRLLSPAKQQDLVATARVIRDGSKAVIAEMTVSSPKGLVATANASFAKIGEFPKG
- a CDS encoding AMP-binding protein codes for the protein MTHVQPEQRVIENPTGVDREKVMADHANALRFSPTLVHTLRHWAQVQPGKNAYTFLSGRELPEQLISYEELARTVFGLAAHLRREGLHGERVLLVMRSGLEYIVGFLACTAAGAIAVPLYPPASDKDGVKLRAVVRDCQPKAMLVQRAIEASHGPQLAGFPGCRALVIEDLIAAHGGMDPAAVELTPPLPDDLAFLQYTSGSTGDPKGVMVTHRSIVHNNRMVAAAMGNTRESVIVTWLPLFHDMGLIGMILQSLSLGARSVLMAPKSFVRDPAMWLQAVSTYRGTCAGGPNFAYDLCIEKVDDKVIDTLDLSSWRSAFNGAEPIKAHTLERFHRRFERAGFRREMFFPCYGLAEATLFVAGGPRNAPPTTFDVQRDAVHGGMVVPASADTGDATRIHTLVGMAIDGREQVVKIVDPGSWTVQPDLRVGEIWIKSDSVTRGYWNRAKATADAFHAYTTDTGEGPFMRTGDLGFVRDGRLFITGRIKELIIVNGFNHYPQDIEETVQALSDDFRVHCGAAFSFDEERLGIVQGVVRGKDVTARFDELVAQIRREVLKVHGVAPAYIALVNPGMVPKTSSGKIQRGEVRRSFLDKQLEVLHAWEAERPRETLAPVPAPIHGVPAPTSAPRAIVEQKLAWIREYCATRLNSYLIDERRTLPPYIVLDFGNQGLFGMLVPESYGGLGFSTREFLKVMELLGSKDMTLALFVGLNNVLGVRPVLRFGSERLKEQFLPSLARGRELAAFALTELGAGSNPQAIEATARASGEGYRVNGTKIWSGSAAWSGLMNVFAKNVDANGHPAGITAFAIPQTSAGVRQGPEALTMGLRGMIQNTVSFEDVAVEPWQVLGELGQGMTVAQDTLCYGRLAIASLCLGATRLCIQLMLQYAGGRRVATGNLLHNPYTRSVLTEAMHQIAGIEALIDGAATRVDAGHAVAPEVLAVCKSVSTEMLWTTIDRTMQLAGGRGYIESNFIPQLFRDARIFRIFEGPTETLNHFVGTSVLRGRPVIRAYLRELLDEDTVRTHYDAVLGPLLAAQPGERDASLEDWQGQLIGEYVNHLVLYAAAAGRGGNAAATRWLLERLQTARARVDSAARAFPALASVDALRAFGDTVDREFGRRENLMAMPNTSLDALFAATPVSAVKPPPAEPPRQTFTPPVAEPPRPPTMHVVARPGLVSRPEIEAFIRQWISGRSSQPIASLSADVEFAMLGLGSVDSIDLGAALSEEYALTVDPSVLFSYPNIRELAGFLLGKLNKRTGSTVAE
- a CDS encoding fatty acid desaturase family protein, coding for MRNKLIPYPADAWAVLLIVATFAGQLALYLFVDNVWWLVAGAFSLVPFCLSVVAYNHNHMHVRTFANQPLNRLLELLIFLETGSSPFSGTLNHIVGHHASYDQPELDTLNWRRRDGSTMGRHEFAVRCMFWHYPSCFVLGRKNPRLMTEFLVYLALGGICLAGLLVYRPIPALIVFVAPMLLMLYALKWSAYAHHSNLPYGDDYTASRTHTGQFYNWFTWNAGYHAAHHFKQALHWTLLPEYHQGTLASKIPAELQGPGWGEDLKRRKPTPAAQRG